A genomic region of Stigmatopora nigra isolate UIUO_SnigA chromosome 16, RoL_Snig_1.1, whole genome shotgun sequence contains the following coding sequences:
- the arfgef1 gene encoding brefeldin A-inhibited guanine nucleotide-exchange protein 1 isoform X3, whose amino-acid sequence MFEGKKTKNMFLTRALEKILADKEVKKAHHSQLRKACEVALEEIKEESEKLSPPSNDGKSSSGTLPPIKSKTNFIEADKYFLPFELACQSKCPRIVITSLDCLQKLIAYGHLTGSAPDNTAPGKKLIDRIIETICACFQGPQTDEGVQLQIIKALLTAVTSQHIEIHEGTVLQAVRTCYNIYLASKNLINQTTAKATLTQMLNVIFARMENQALTNHKLSWSLACRKRDRQLQEAKQLERERHRQHTEPDSPQTPTPPKAPTRESNGPVAATTPTIASPSTPRNDDGEGGHCRSPTGEGGPVYESPDPENGSDFCVAENEQTEADQATAAAVAAQNAASMEEDLVPNYEEKAQEIVQNILQEVVNTVAGGNCLDPVHLCADTKDPTLEAVPEAALTPAEDGESTPGSDGEHVHANGIPGTPISASFTPSLPDDRLSLSSTDTQESGATPGQPPGAKFSHILQKDAFLVFRSLCKLSMKPLSDGPPDPKSHELRSKVLSLQLLLSILQNAGPIFKTNEMFINAIKQYLCVALSKNGVSSVPEVFDLSLSIFLTLLSHFKTHLKMQIEVFFKEIFLYILETSTSSFDHKWMVIQTLTRICADAQSVVDIYVNYDCDLNAANIFERLVNDLSKIAQGRGGHELGTTPPQELTLRKKGLECLVSILKCMVEWSKDQYVNPNSQTSLGQEKPSEQDSGESRAPETINRYGSLNSLDSTASSGIGSYSTQMSGTDNPEQFEVLKQQKEIIEQGIDLFNKKPKRGIQYLQEQGMLGTTPEDLAQFLHQEERLDSTQVGEFLGDNERFNKEVMYAYVDQMDFLGKDFVSALRMFLEGFRLPGEAQKIDRLMEKFAARYLECNQGQTLFASADTAYVLAYSIIMLTTDLHSPQVKNKMTKEQYIKMNRGINDSKDLPEEYLSAIYDEIAGKKIAMKETKELTMKSSKQSVASEKQRRLLYNVEMEQMAKTAKALMEAVSHVQAPFTSATHLEHVRPMFKLAWTPFLAAFSVGLQDCDDTEVASLCLEGIRCAIRIACIFSIQLERDAYVQALARFTLLTASSGISEMKQKNIDTIKTLITVAHTDGNYLGNSWHEIMKCISQLELAQLIGTGVKARYISGTVRGKEGFVTSAKDQSNDEYLGLAGGTVDRKQIASIQESIGETSSQSVVVAVDRIFTGSTRLDGNAIVDFVRWLCAVSMDELASPTHPRMFSLQKIVEISYYNMGRIRLQWSRIWEVIGDHFNKVGCNSNEDVAIFAVDSLRQLSMKFLEKGELANFRFQKDFLRPFEHIMKKNRSPTIRDMVVRCIAQMVNSQAANIRSGWKNIFSVFHLAASDQDGGIVELAFHTTGHIVTNVFEKHFAATIDSFQDAVKCLSEFACNAAFPDTSMEAIRLIRHCAKYVSGRPQAFKDYTSDDMNVAPEDRVWVRGWFPILFELSCIINRCKLDVRTRGLTVMFEVMKTYGHTFEKHWWQDLFRIVFRIFDNMKLPEQQTEKAEWMTTTCNHALYAICDVFTQYFESLSDVLLDDILAQLYWCVQQDNEQLARSGTNCLENVVILNGEKFSAETWEKTCNCMLDIFKTTIPHALLTWRPLEGDHFDKQDSISQKSLDEQRSINSMDSRRQSQQSVGLGPIEDAARGRNSTRAQEQRLFGALLIKCVVQLELIQTIDNIVFFPATSKKEDAENLAAAQRDAANASDVAAEAPDQGMFRYLTSQQLFKLLDCLMESHRFAKAFNSNNEQRTLLWKAGFKGKSKPNLLKQETGSLACGLRILFRMYTDETRQDAWEEVQRRLLDVCGEAVAYFLALTSESHREAWTNLLLLFLTKVLKISDQRFKAHASRYYPLLCEIMQLDLIPELRSVLRKFYLRIGLVFGIAPELQPQPTLQDNLEEVQ is encoded by the exons ATGTTTGAGGGCAAAAAGACGAAAAACATGTTCCTCACTCGAGCTTTGGAGAAGATTTTAGCCGATAAGGAGGTGAAGAAAGCCCACCACTCCCAGCTACGTAAAGCCTGCGAAGTGGCACTCG AGGAAATCAAGGAGGAGTCAGAAAAATTAAG TCCGCCCAGCAACGATGGGAAATCAAGTTCAGGCACTTTACCGCCAATCAAATCCAAGACCAACTTTATCGAAGCCGACAAGTACTTCTTGCCGTTCGAGTTGGCGTGTCAGTCCAAATGTCCACGCATCGTCATCACATCGCTCGACTGTTTACAG AAGCTGATCGCCTACGGCCACCTGACAGGCAGCGCTCCAGATAATACAGCGCCGGGCAAAAAGCTAATAGATCGAATCATCGAGACCATCTGTGCTTGCTTTCAAGGGCCGCAGACAGATGAGGGAGTGCAGCTACAAATCATCAAA GCCCTGCTAACGGCGGTGACGTCGCAGCACATCGAAATCCACGAAGGCACCGTGCTGCAGGCCGTGCGTACCTGCTACAACATCTACCTAGCCAGCAAGAACCTCATCAACCAGACCACGGCTAAAGCCACGCTAACACAGATGCTCAACGTTATCTTCGCCCGTATGGAGAACCAAGCG CTTACAAATCACAAGCTATCTTGGTCCCTGGCCTGCAGAAAGCGTGACCGCCAG TTGCAGGAAGCAAAGCAGCTAGAACGAGAACGGCACCGGCAGCACACAGAACCCGACTCGCCTCAAACTCCCACGCCACCCAAAGCGCCCACACGAGAGTCAAACGGACCGGTCGCCGCCACCACCCCGACTATCGCCTCGCCTTCGACGCCACGGAACGATGACGGCGAGGGCGGCCATTGCCGCTCCCCTACAGGGGAAGGCGGGCCCGTTTACGAAAGCCCCGATCCGGAAAATGGTTCGGATTTCTGCGTGGCAGAGAATGAGCAGACGGAAGCCGACCAGGCCACGGCGGCGGCAGTAGCGGCGCAGA ATGCAGCTAGTATGGAGGAAGACCTTGTTCCCAATTATGAAGAAAAAGCCCAAGAGATAGTACAGAACATACTGCAAGAAGTGGTCAACACTGTGGCGGGAG GTAACTGTTTGGACCCGGTCCACCTCTGCGCGGACACCAAGGATCCGACATTGGAGGCGGTCCCTGAAGCCGCCTTGACCCCGGCGGAAGACGGGGAGAGCACGCCGGGCAGCGACGGCGAGCACGTTCACGCCAACGGCATCCCTGGCACGCCCATTTCCGCCAGCTTCACGCCGTCGCTGCCGGACGACAGGCTGTCCCTGTCGTCCACCGACACTCAG GAATCGGGAGCGACGCCAGGTCAACCACCCGGCGCCAAATTCTCACACATTCTCCAGAAAGACGCCTTCCTGGTATTTCGTTCACTTTGTAAGCTGTCCATGAAGCCTCTGTCGGACGGACCGCCGGATCCCAA ATCACACGAACTTCGGTCCAAGGTGCTGTCCCTGCAGCTGCTGTTGTCCATCCTTCAGAACGCCGGCCCTATTTTCAAGACCAACGAGATGTTCATTAACGCCATCAAACAGTACCTGTGTGTGGCGCTCTCCAAAAACGGGGTGTCATCTGTGCCGGAGGTCTTTGACCTGTCGTTGTCCATCTTCCTCACCCTGCTGTCGCACTTTAAGACCCACCTCAAGATGCAAATTGAG GTTTTCTTCAAGGAGATTTTTCTCTACATTCTGGAGACGTCCACAAGCTCTTTTGACCACAAATGGATGGTCATCCAAACTCTCACCAGAATATGTGCAG ACGCTCAGAGCGTGGTGGACATCTACGTCAACTACGACTGCGACTTGAACGCCGCCAACATCTTCGAGCGGCTGGTCAACGACCTCTCCAAAATAGCGCAGGGGCGCGGCGGTCACGAGCTAGGCACCACGCCTCCGCAG GAGCTgactttgagaaaaaaaggcctGGAATGTCTGGTGTCCATCTTGAAATGCATGGTGGAGTGGAGTAAGGACCAGTATGTCAACCCAAACTCCCAAACTAGCCTTG GTCAAGAAAAGCCATCGGAGCAGGATAGTGGCGAAAGTCGGGCCCCCGAGACCATCAATCGCTATGGGAGCCTCAACTCGCTGGACTCCACCGCCTCGTCGGGCATCGGCAGCTACAGCACGCAAATGTCGGGTACCGACAACCCCGAGCAGTTTGAAGTCCTCAAGCAGCAAAAGGAGATTATCGAGCAGGGAATTGATCT GTTCAACAAGAAACCAAAGAGGGGGATTCAGTACCTTCAAGAGCAAGGCATGCTGGGAACAACTCCGGAAGACCTGGCTCAATTTCTCCATCAAGAGGAGCGCCTTGATTCG ACTCAAGTGGGCGAGTTTCTCGGCGATAATGAGCGCTTCAACAAGGAAGTGATGTACGCATACGTGGATCAAATGGACTTTCTAGGCAAAGACTTTGTGTCGGCGCTGAGGATGTTCCTGGAGGGCTTCCGGCTACCCGGCGAGGCTCAAAAGATCGACCGGCTCATGGAGAAGTTTGCCGCCAGATACCTGGAGTGCAATCAAGG GCAAACCCTTTTTGCCAGCGCGGATACCGCCTATGTGCTGGCGTACTCCATCATCATGCTGACGACTGATCTTCACAGTCCACAA gtgaaaaacaaaatgacaaaagagcAGTACATCAAAATGAACCGGGGAATCAACGACAGCAAAGACCTCCCAGAAGAGTACTTGTCGGCCATCTATGACGAAATCGCCGGCAAAAAGATCGCCATGAAGGAGACCAAGGAGCTGACCATGAAATCCAGCAAGCAGA GCGTAGCCAGCGAGAAGCAGCGGCGATTGCTGTACAACGTGGAGATGGAGCAGATGGCTAAGACGGCCAAAGCCTTGATGGAGGCCGTCAGCCATGTGCAGGCGCCGTTCACCAGCGCCACCCACCTGGAGCATGTGCGACCAATGTTTAAG CTGGCGTGGACGCCGTTCCTCGCCGCGTTCAGTGTGGGTCTTCAGGACTGTGATGACACAGAGGTGGCGTCCCTGTGTCTGGAAGGGATACGCTGCGCCATCAGGATAGCGTGCATATTTTCTATTCAG ttgGAGCGAGACGCCTACGTCCAAGCGCTGGCCAGATTCACCTTGCTCACGGCCAGCTCGGGCATCTCTGAaatgaaacagaaaaacattGACACCATCAAGACGCTCATCACTGTGGCACACACAGACGGGAACTACCTGGGCAACTCCTGGCATGAG ATCATGAAGTGCATCAGTCAACTGGAGCTAGCGCAACTCATCGGTACAGGTGTGAAGGCACGCTACATTTCGGGAACAGTGCGCGGCAAGGAGGGCTTTGTGACTAGCGCCAAGGACCAGAGCAACGATGAGTACCTGGGATTGG CTGGTGGCACAGTCGACCGCAAGCAAATTGCTAGCATCCAGGAGTCCATTGGAGAAACTAGCTCGCAAAGTGTGGTGGTGGCTGTGGACAG gatatttACGGGCTCAACCAGACTTGACGGCAATGCGATAG TGGATTTTGTACGCTGGCTGTGCGCCGTGTCCATGGATGAGCTGGCCTCGCCCACGCACCCACGCATGTTCAGCCTACAGAAGATCGTGGAGATTTCTTACTACAACATGGGCCGCATCCGACTGCAGTGGTCCAGGATCTGGGAGGTCATCGGGGACCACTTTAATAAAGTGGGCTGCAACTCCAATGAAGATGTGGCCATTTTTGCCGTGGATTCGCTCAGGCAGCTGTCCATGAAGTTTTTGGAGAAAGGCGAGCTGGCCAACTTCAGATTCCAGAAGGATTTCCTCAGGCCGTTTGAACATATCATGAAGAAGAACAG ATCTCCTACAATCAGAGACATGGTGGTCCGCTGCATCGCCCAAATGGTCAACTCCCAAGCGGCCAACATCCGTTCAGGCTGGAAGAACATCTTCTCCGTGTTCCACCTGGCGGCGTCCGACCAGGACGGGGGCATCGTGGAACTGGCCTTCCACACCACGGGGCACATCGTCA CGAATGTATTCGAGAAGCACTTTGCGGCCACCATCGACTCGTTCCAGGATGCCGTCAAGTGCCTTTCGGAGTTTGCTTGCAACGCCGCATTTCCCGACACCAGCATGGAAGCCATTCGCCTCATAAGACATTGCGCCAAATACGTCTCGGGGAGGCCACAGGCCTTCAAAGACTACACCAGCGACGACATGAATGTAGCGCCGGAAGACCGGGTGTGGGTACGAGGCTGGTTCCCAATTCTCTTTGAGCTCTCCTGTATCATCAACAGGTGCAAGCTGGATGTAAGAACCAG GGGGTTAACTGTCATGTTTGAGGTGATGAAGACGTACGGACACACTTTCGAGAAGCACTGGTGGCAGGACCTGTTCAGAATTGTCTTCAGGATTTTCGACAACATGAAGCTCCCCGAGCAGCAGACTGAG AAAGCAGAATGGATGACCACCACCTGTAACCATGCGCTCTACGCCATCTGCGATGTATTCACGCAGTATTTTGAGTCCCTCAGCGACGTTTTGCTAGACGACATCTTAGCTCAGCTCTACTGGTGTGTGCAGCAAG ATAATGAACAGCTGGCTCGCTCTGGGACCAACTGCTTGGAGAACGTTGTCATTCTGAACGGCGAGAAATTTTCCGCTGAGACATGGGAAAAAACCTGCAACTGCATGCTTGACATTTTCAAGACCACCATCCCTCATGC CCTGTTAACATGGAGACCATTGGAAGGCGACCATTTTGACAAGCAG GACTCCATTTCCCAGAAGTCTCTGGACGAGCAGAGATCTATCAACAGCATGGACAGTCGTCGTCAGAGCCAACAAAGCGTCGGCCTTGGTCCGATTGAGGATGCCGCCAGGGGCAGGAACTCCACCA GGGCGCAAGAGCAACGATTATTTGGTGCCTTGCTCATCAAGTGCGTGGTGCAGCTCGAGCTCATCCAGACCATCGACAACATCGTATTCTTCCCCGCCACTAGCAAAAAGGAAGACGCCGAGAACTTAGCCGCGGCCCAG CGAGACGCGGCTAATGCGTCAGATGTAGCGGCAGAAGCGCCAGACCAGGGAATGTTTCGTTACCTGACATCACAACAGCTCTTCAAATTGCTGGACTGCCTGATGGAATCGCATCGTTTCGCCAAGGCTTTTAACTCCAACAACGAGCAGAGGACACTGCTCTGGAAAGCCG GATTTAAAGGCAAGTCCAAACCTAACCTGTTGAAGCAGGAGACGGGCAGCCTGGCATGCGGCTTGCGAATCCTCTTCCGCATGTACACTGACGAGACAAGGCAGGATGCCTGGGAGGAGGTTCAGAGACGACTGCTAGA CGTATGTGGTGAGGCAGTGGCATACTTCCTGGCATTGACTTCGGAAAGCCACAGGGAAGCTTGGACCAACCTCCTTCTTCTATTTCTGACTAAAGTTCTGAAGATTAGTGACCAAAGG TTCAAGGCCCATGCATCGCGTTACTACCCGTTACTGTGCGAGATCATGCAACTGGACCTGATTCCGGAGCTCCGCTCTGTCCTGAGGAAATTCTACTTGCGGATTGGCCTCGTTTTCGGTATTGCGCCCGAGCTTCAACCGCAACCGACCCTTCAGGATAACCTGGAAGAAGTTCAGTGA